The genomic interval GTGATCTCAAAAGGCCTTGGTCATCGAAGGATATACCGGGATAATCAGGTGAAGAAACGAATAGTGTCCTTTTTATAAAATAGTAATATGACAAATCAACGCTATACCCTGTTATGCCTGGGAGATTCTTATACGATCGGGGAATCAGTGATGATTCACGAGAGTTTTCCCTACCAGGTGGTGCAGGCTTTACGGGAAAAGGGCATCGAATTCATCGGCCCGGAGATCCTGGCCAAAACGGGTTGGACCACCGATGAGTTGTTGTCCGCTATAAATGGATACCGGTTTTTAAAGGGGTATGACTGGGTGACCTTGCTGATCGGTGTCAATAATCAATACCGGGGAAGGGATAGTAGTAACTACCGATCTGAATTGGAGGTATTGATGAAAAAAGCCATTCAGCTCGCCGGTGGGCATTCAAACCATGTGATCGTTCTTTCGATTCCGGATTGGGGGGTAACCCCCTTTGCCGACGGGCGTGACCGGGCCCGGATCAGCCGGGAAATAGACCAGTTTAATGAGGTAAAAAGGGAAATGGCCGGGACTTTGAGGGTACATTATATAGATATTACCCCGGGAACACGGGAGGCTGTGGAAGGCTCGCCCTGGATCGCCGCTGATGGTTTACACCCTTCATCACGGGAATATACACGTTGGGCGGTTGCTGTATCGGGCTTGATTGACAGTCATTTATAATGAAAATTTGTTGCATTTACCATATCCTTCATCTTAACATAAAATGAAAATTTGCGATTTCTATACTATTATTGCAAGATTCAGGGCGGTGTGGAACCCTTTGAAAGACTAAAACCCATTTTGAATTCATGGCGAAAAACCTGTTAATAGTCGAGTCCCCTGCGAAAGCAAAAACCATAGAAAAGATCCTCGGAAAGGATTTTGAAGTGAAGAGTTGCTATGGACATATTCGCGACCTGGAAAAGGCCGAAATGGGTATCGATATTGAGAATGATTACAAACCTCGCTATATCATTCCGGCAGATAAAGAAAAGGTTGTCAAAGACTTAAAGAGTTTAGCGAAAAAATCAGATGAAGTATGGCTGGCAACGGATGAGGACCGTGAAGGAGAAGCCATCAGCTGGCATTTGTGTGAAGTTCTGGGTCTGAATCCAAAAACCACCAAACGGATCGTATTTCATGAGATCACCAAACCCGCTATTCAGGCAGCGGTAAAGAATCCACGATTTCTGGATATGAACCTGGTGAATGCCCAGCAGGCCCGTCGGATCCTTGACCGCATTGTAGGTTTTGAATTAAGCCCTGTGCTCTGGAGAAAGGTGAGTATGCGGAATAACCTGAGTGCCGGACGGGTACAGAGTGTAGCTGTTCGCCTGATAGCCGAGCGGGAAAGAGAGATCAATGCTTTTGCCTCAAACAGTACCTTCAAAATTGAGGCCCAATTCAGTTCACAAGATACCACCGGTAAATCGGTAAACTTTATAGCCGAAGGCAAGAAACAGGATTCGGTTTCCGATGCGGAAGCTTTTCTGCAAAGCTGTACCGGTGCCACGTATACCGTAAGGGATATTCAGGTAAAACCGGGAAAGCGCTCCCCTGCTCCACCCTTTACAACTTCTACTCTGCAACAGGAAGCCAGCCGCAAGCTGGGGTATGGCGTTTCGCGTACCATGCTGCTTGCGCAGAAACTGTATGAGAACGGGCATATCACTTATATGCGTACGGATAGTGTGAACCTGAGTGATACTGCGTTGGGCGATATTACCAATACTGTGAAGGGGATGTATGGTGACAAGTATCATCAGTTCAGGCGGTTCAAAAATAAGAATGAGAGCGCGCAGGAGGCCCACGAAGCCATTCGCCCTACCTATATGAATAATACACAGGTAGGTGATCCGGATACCCAGCGTTTATACGAGCTGATCTGGAAACGCACCATGGCCAGTCAAATGGCTGATGCCGAATTAGAAAAGACCATTGCGAAGATCGATATATCCACAAATAAAGAAGAGTTGACCGCCAGCGGCGAAGTATTGAAGTTTGATGGTTTTCTCAAAGTTTATCGGGAAGACCGGGATGACGATGACCTGGCGGAAGAAGAAAAAGAAGGTATGTTGCCACCCTTAACGGTTGGGCAAATACTTCCGCTTCGCGAGATGACCGCTACTGAAAGATTCAGCCGCCCATCTCCGCGCTTTACAGAAGCATCGCTGGTTAAAAAACTCGAAGAACTTGGTATCGGCCGACCTTCCACCTATGCCCCTACCATTTCCACGATTTTAAAAAGAGGGTATGTGGAGAAGCGTGATAAGGAAGGTGTGAAAAGAGATTTCCGGGTGTTATCCCTGAAAAAAGACAAGATCACGACGAGGGTCGATCAGGAAAACACTGGCGCCGAGAAATCAAAACTCTTCCCTACCGACCTTGGATTGGTAGTGACTGACTTTTTGAAACAGTACTTCGATGATATCATGGATTACAGTTTCACAGCCCGGATCGAAAGTGAGTTTGATGAAGTGGCGGAAGGAAAGATCAAGTGGAGTGAAATGATCAATGATTTCTATAACCCTTTTAAAAAGGATGTAGAAAAGACCATTGAAACGGCTGAGCGTGTGAAAGGAGAAAGAGAATTGGGTACCGATCCTGAATCAGGTAAGCGCATTGTGGCCCGGATGGGACGTTATGGCCCCATGGTACAGATCGGGGAAGCTGATGCAGAGGAGAAACCACGTTTTGCCGCCTTGCGCAAAGACCAAAGCATTGAAACCATCACGCTTGATCAGGCGTTTGAACTCTTTCAATTACCCAGGACACTGGGAGAATATCAGGGACAGGAGGTCGTGGTGAATATAGGCCGGTTTGGCCCCTACGTACGGTTGGGTGATCAGTTCATTTCCATTCCCAAAGGAGAAGATCCGCTGGAGGTTTCGCTTGACCGGGCCGTAGAATTGATTGCTGAAAAGCAAAAAGCAGATGCCCCCGTAGCCTTTTATAATGAAAAGCCGGTGACCAAAGGAAAGGGCCGTTTTGGTCCGTATATCAAATGGGATGATATGTTTATCAATGTCCCCCGGCGGTATGATTTTGAAAAACTCTCCAAAGCAGATATCGATGAATTGATCGAAGCCAAAGTGGAGAAAGAAGCCAATCGGTTTATTCAGCGTTGGCCGGAGGAAAAAATATCGGTGGAGAATGCCCGATGGGGTCCCATTATCAAATTTGGGAAGAAGATCATTCGGTTACCCAAAAAGGCGGATGACACAAAATATACCGCGGATGACCTGGCAACCGTGAGCCTCGATGAGGTAAAGAAAATGATCGAGGTGGTGGATCCAAAAGCCTTTGCCAAAAAATCAGGCGGCCGTGTGGCAGCGAAGAAAGCGGCTAAGAAAAGCCCCGCTCCCAGGAAGAAAGCGGCTGTAAAGAAAAAGGCAGCGAAGAAAAAATAATTCGATTTCTCGCCTCGCCCGCAGAGGTTCGTTGCGAGTGCAACGAGAAACCGATCATACGAGTACCTTAATATTAATAGGAATGAAAAAGTATGGTTTTGTGCTTTTGATGCTCTCCTTTTTCTCCTGCAAAGACAAAAAGAAAACCGATCCGGTAGAAACACCCGTTTACCACAATTGGAATTCATTCAGCATGGGTGCGGATCTCTCCTTTGTCAATAATATTCAGGCACACGGCGGACAATACCGCGTTAACGGTGTTCAACAAGATCCTTTTCAGATACTCAAAGACAAAGGCGCCAATACAGTTCGTGTCCGTTTATGGCATAACCCTCTATGGGTAGCAAATCTCAATGCGGGCACCTATTATCATGATCTATATGATGTTGAAAAGACCATCAAAAGGGCTAAAGACCTGGGGATGGCCGTAAACCTTGATTTTCATTATTCCGATACCTGGGCAGATCCAGGTCACCAGGAAACGCCAGCCGCCTGGGCAGGACTTACTCTTCCTGTTTTAAAAGATTCCCTTTACAATTATACCCTTGCGGTTCTCAATTATTTAAAATCAAAGAACCTGACACCTGAAATGGTACAGGTAGGAAATGAAGTGAACGGTGGCATGTGCTGGCCAGTGGGAAAAGTAGATGCGGGGAACTATGATAATTTTTCTGAGTTATTGAAATCCGGGATCAAAGCGGTTCGGGATTTTTCTCTCACTTCCACCATCAAACCTAAGATCATCCTGCATCAGGCCCAACTCCATTCAGCTCATTGGTGGTTACAGGGAATTACGGCAAAAGGGGTTACTGATTTTGATATCGTAGGCCTTTCCCATTACAGTAAATGGGCGACCGTCAATAGCATGCAGGCGATCACAGACACCTTAAAGGCGTTAAAGACACGATTTGGAAAACAGGTGATGATCGTTGAAACAGCCTATCCCTGGGCTGCCGGAGGAAGTGACAGCTATGGAAATATTTTTTCCGCTACGGATACAGCTCCCGGTTATGGACTTTCCAAAGATGAACAATACCGTTATCTGAAAGACCTTGCATTGGCTGTATACAAGGGAGGTGGTATTGGTGTCCAATACTGGGAACCTGCCTGGATCAGTTCATCGATGAATGATGGATATGGCATCGGTTCTTCCTGGGAGAATTGCGCACTCTTTGATTTTTCCGGGAACATCATGTCGAGCGCGGAGTATATGACGATTAAATTAGAATGATAACCAGGATTATTGGAATACCCGGATTCCACAGAATCTGCGAAATCAGCGCAATCTGAATAATCAAGGTATCAATCCACCTTCAAATCCCCCCACCCTGCTCTATAGGTTCTCTTCACAAACTGATTTGCCGCTTCAAAGTTGGTGATCTTCATATTCTCTCCATCCCACATCAATTGCTTGCGACCGTTGAATTTCTTATTGCCTTTGGTGTCGGTTTCGTAATGATTATAACTCAACACCGCGAGGTTACCCATCAACACGGTTTCAGTCAGAGGTCCCGATTGGGAGAATGGAGAACTGGTATAAGCTCCATAGCCTTGTTTACAAGCTTTCACCCATTGGTTCTGGTGACCTTCCGACCCGCCTTCAACAAAGGGGAATTTTGATTTTGGCAGTTTGGCTGTCTTCATCAATTTGGTTGGCAGAAGCGTGGCATTGCGTCCAAACAGACCTGCCATGATTTTTCCTTTGGTTCCTTCAAAGAGGATACCACCATCCCATTCGGCAAAATTTTCGTCAGGAAGTAATTCCTTCGGACGTTGGGGTTTGATCCCTCCATCATACCAGATCAATTCCACCGGAACCATTTTATCCCGGCGTGGGAACTGGATATGTATCTTGGCTGAAGGAGGAAAACTTCCTTCATAGAAGCTTTGCTGGAAGAAACCGGTATAAACAGATGTAACACTACATTCTACAGAGGTTGGATATTTGAGTTTAAGCGCGCGGTAAGGCACATCCATGAAATGGCATCCCATATCGCCCAGGGAGCCTGTGCCAAAGTCCTGCCAACCTCTCCAGATGGCTGGATGATAAGCGGGGTTGTACGCTCTTTGAGGAGCGGTTCCCAGCCAGAGATCCCAGGAGAGTTCTTTGGGTACCTCAAAATTTCCAGTGGGCATAGATACGCCCGATGGCCAGGTGGGGCGGTTGGTCCACACGTGAACCGTATGAACATCTCCGATCACACCCGCCTGAATCCAGGTTTCCACCATCCGGGTATCATCCCCACTGCTCCCCTGGTTTCCCATTTGTGTCACCACCCGGTATTTCTTTTCGGCCAGGGTGAGCATGCGCGCCTCATAAATATCATGGGTGAGAGGTTTTTCCACATAAACATGTTTGCCCAATTCCATGGCTGCCATGGCCTGAATGGCATGCATATGGTCGGGAGTGGTAATGATCACCGCGTCGATGTTTTTATGTTCCTTTTCGAGCATTTCCCTGTAATCGCGGTAAAATGGGGCATTGGGCCATTTCTTCCGTCCATTTACGGCTTGTCTTTCATCCACATCACAAAGTGCGGTTATATTCTCTGCACCATTGTTCCAGGCATAGGGAAGGTTTACCTCCGCTTTACCTCCCACACCGATACCGGCAATATTGAGTTTATCACTGGGAGGAATATACCCTTTTCCCAAAACATGGCGGGGTACGATAAAAAAACCAGCGGCAGCCAGGGAGGTATTCTTCAGGAATTTACGGCGGGAATTGACAGGCATAGCAGACGTTTTGGCTAAAATAAGAAATTAGCGGAAGAAATGGACAAATAAAGGGGATGTACAACTCAATCCACAACTGGGGAAAATTATATGGAGAGATATTCGTTATGAAGAATGAATTTTATATTAATTAATAAGCATGGAACCCAACAACGAGCTATCCGCGTTATTTACCTTGATCGATGATCCTGATGAGGAAGTATTTGGTCTGGTATCGGAAAAGATCATTGATTATGGGAAACCTGTGATCCCCAACCTGGAACATTTATGGGAAACAACGCCTGATACAGGCATACAGGAGCGGATCGAATTGCTGATTCACCGGCTTCATTTTCGTGACCTCAAAGAAGATTTTCGTCAATGGAATATTGCAGGGCATCACGATCTTTTGCTGGGCGCCATGTTGGTGAGCAAATTTCAATATCCCGATCTTACCACTGCTCCTATCCTGCTTGAAGTAGAAAAGATTCGGCGGAATATCTGGCTTGAACTCAATAACTATCTGACCCCGTTGGAACAGATCCGGATCGTGACAAGTATCCTGTACAGCTATTATGGATTGAAAGGGACTGAGATCAATTACCAGGAACCCAACGAATTTCTTATTCACAAAACGATCGAGGCCAAAAGAGGTAATCAGTTGAGCAATGGGATATTATACCTGGTGTTGAGTGAATTATTGGACCTTCCTGTCAAAGCGGTCGGTCTTCCCAAGCAATTTGTGCTGGCTTATTTCAAACCGGGTTATTCGGATGAAAAGCTGGACGATCATCGGGAAAAGATCGAATTTTACATTGACCCGACCTCCGGACTGGTTTTTACCCATCAGGATGCGGAGAATTATTTCCGGCGGTTGGCTGTTCATCCCGTTCCGGCTTTTTTCAAACCGTTGAGCAACCGAATGATCATTCAGTACCTGCTTACCGAAATGGGTAAATGTTTCAGTTCGGAAAAGGACCTGTATAAACAAACCGAACTCCAGGAGCTTTCGGATCTGCTGGATTAGGCGATCCATATGGACGATTCAGTTTCCACATATTATCACTCCCCTGTTGGCCTGTTGAAGATCAGCAGTAACGAAACCTATATTCAGGAAGTAAGTTTTTATGACAAAACAGAGGTGCATGAACCTCGTCATCGTCATTTACCGGAGGTAATGGTACATTGCGTGGAACAATTGATACAGTACTTCAATGGGGCCCTTCGGCAATTTGATCTTCCGATCAAACAGGAGGGTACAGCTTTTCAACAGGATGTCTGGAATCAATTGATGACGATCCCTTATGGGAAAACGATCTCCTATCTTCAACTGGCGCGTCAATTAGGTGATGCAAAGGCCATTCGCGCCGCTGCCAGTGCCAATGGCAAGAACCAGATCGCGATCATTGTTCCCTGTCACCGGGTTATAGGCTCCAATCGAAGTTTGGTGGGATATGCCGGAGGATTGTGGCGCAAGAAATGGTTATTGGAACATGAGGCGAAGTATGCGTATGGGATCCAAACGCTTTTCTAGAAATAAGAAATCAGAAATAATAAATAAGGAATAAGGAAGGCGACCCACCTCCTTATTCCTTATTTCTTTTTCTTTATCTCCTGTCCTGTAAATGCCATGGGCAGCAATTCCATGGCACTTGACAATATAATCACTGGTCCTGTTTTTCCTCCCAGTATCAAGCGGATGGGTTTACCACTTCTTAATTCATATTCAGCAAGGGATTGTCTGCAAATACCACAGGGACTGATGGGGTGGTCACTGGTACCCTGTTCAGTGTCGTAGGTGATGGCCATGGATTCGATGGTGGCATCAGGATGCATGGAACTGATGGCGGAGAGCAACACACGTTCGGCGCAGATACCTGCAGGAAAAGAGGCGTTCTCCTGGTTGGTGCCGGTTAATACCTTTCCGTTGTGCAATTTTGCAGCCGCTGCTACATGGAAGTGTGAGTAAGGTGCATAGGAGGCGGAAGTGGCCTCATGTGCTTTTTCCAGCAGGTCACGGTCAGCTTTCTCCAATTCTGCTGCCGACGCAAATTCCTGGTATTCCGTTGTCAATTGACGAGGCTTCATACCGGTCTGTTTTTAGGTGAAAAAATCCCCTACCTGACCATTTTGAAGAACCGGTTCCACCGGGGGCCCTTGCCCTTTTCAAAGCTGAACCAGATCATCCAGGCCTTTCCTACCACATGGTCTTCGGGAACAAATCCCCAGTAGCGACTGTCCTGCGAGCCCATGCGGTTATCTCCCATCATCCAGTAATAATCCATTTTAAAGGTGTACTGGCTGGTGGCAGTTCCGTTGATATAAAATGTATTTCCTTCCCGGCGAAGGTCATTGTGTTCATAGTGTCCAATAACCCTTTCATACACTGCATAATTTTCAGGTGTAAGGGTAATGGTTGCATTTTTTTTCGGGATCCAGATCGGACCGAAATTATCCCGTGAATAATGATGGAGGGTGTCGTACGGAAATGTAGGTTCATCTCCTCCGGAATAATCCAGTTTGATGTCCTGGATCAATCCCGCCTGTGTCATTTTCTGCCGGGCCTTTTCGGTCAGCAGCATATGGTAAACATTGGGGGCGCTTACCAGTCGGTAATCATATTTCTCCGCATCGAGGTTATATTCCTCTTTCATGATGTCGGGATCAAGGTAGGAATTGCCTTTGATCGTAACGATATAATTCATTTGGGCATCGGGGGCGAGTTCCTGTTTTTGACCATTGATGTATACCAGTCCATCCCTGATGGATAAGGTGTCACCAGGAATACCAACACAACGTTTGATATAATTATCTGTTTTATCTACGGGATGCACGGCAATGGGAAAAGTTTCCGGATCATTAAAAACCATTTGAGCAAATGACTTTTGTTCCGGACTTCCATTGACCATCCAGCGCTTCAATTCATAATATGGTCGGGCAGATTGAAAGTCTTTGTGGTTGATGACGGTATCCCCTGCCGGGAAGTTGAATACCACGGCATCGCCTCGTTTTACGGGAGCGGCAAACCACCGGATATAGGGGATTTTGATCCACTCCAGATAGGATTTTCGTTTAGAAGCCGGGAGATAGTTGTGGATAAAAGGAACTGATAAAGGCGTATTGGGTACCCGGGGTCCATAACTCAGTTTGCTGACAAACAGAAAATCATTTACCAGCAGTGATTTCTCCATCGAGGGAGTTGGAATGGTATAGGCTTCAAAAACAAAAAGCCGAATAAGGGTGGCCGCTACAATGGCGAAAATGGCTGCATCCACCCATTCACGCCACCCAGCTTTTTTATAATTTCTCACCGCTTCGGGTCCGGAAAAACGCAGGTTTTTTTCTGCAGCCAGAACGGGAAAATAGATCGGCGCAAACAGGGAGGCCATGGTATGCTGGCCAAAACTGAATTTACCAAAGAGTTTGACAAACTCGATGAATATTCCCATACTGATAAACCAGCCCGCTACAGGTATGAATTGCCAGAAGACCCAGTGTTTGGGTCGTTGGGCGATTTCCTGCATGATCCAGGTATTGTAAAAAGGTATATAGGCTTTCCAGGCAGGGACACCGGCTTTTTGAAAAAGTCGGGCCAGACCAAATGAAGGAAGGAAGACGAGTAAAGTGCCGATGAGGTAAATGACCAATAAATGCTGAAAAGGCATTGGTGATTGTTTAAAGTCAACAAATTTATTACAATAATCCTAAAGCAATCAGGTTCTTTATTCCTGCATATAAGTCGGCCGATCGCCCTGTTTGTAACAGCGACAATCAGAATATTTTGTTAAGGAACTTAATGATGCTTGGGGGTCACATAATTCCTGACATCTTCAGCTGTGATCTCTTTGCCCGAAAGGATGACCAGCCGTTCTACCACATTTCGTAGTTCGCGGATATTTCCCGACCAGTTATAGTCCTGGAGGCTACGGATAGCATCGGGATGGATCAATTTTTTGGCTATACCGTATTCTGTACAGATATCTGTCAGGAAATGGTCGGTCAACAGGGGTATATCGTCTTTCCGGTCGTTCAGGGATGGTACATGAATGAGGATGACGCTCAACCGATGGTATAGGTCGAGGCGAAAATGTTTGTCTTCCACCTCCCGAAGCAGATCTTTATTGGTAGCGGCGATCACACGCACATCCACGTTGATTTCTTTATCACCCCCTACCCGGGTGATCTTGCCTTCCTGCAGGGCGCGGAGTACCTTGGCCTGGGCGCTTGCACTCATGTCGCCTATTTCATCCAGGAAAAGGGTGCCACCATTGGCCTGTTCAAATTTTCCGATCCGTTGTTTGATGGCAGACGTAAAGGAACCTTTTTCGTGTCCAAACAGTTCACTTTCGATCAATTCACTCGGGATGGCTGCGCAGTTCACTTCCACCAGTGGTGCCCCGGCCCGGTTGCTTTTTTCATGGATCCAACGGGCCACAAGTTCCTTACCCGACCCGTTCTCACCGGTGATCAATACCCGGGCATCTGTGGGGGCCACTTTTTCAATGGTTTCCTTGATCCGCAGAATAGGGTCAGACTGTCCTACCATATCCTGAACCTTACTGACCTTACGTTTAAGGACACGTGTTTCGGTGGCCAGGTTGCGCCGGTCCATCGCATTCCGTATCGTAATGAGCAGGCGGTTTAGATCAGGTGGCTTGGCGAGATAATCGTAAGCCCCCCCTTTTACGGCCTCTACAGCGGTTTCAATATTGCCATGGCCGGAGATCATGATGATTGGTACATCCGGGTTAGCTTCACCTGCTTTTTGAAGGAATTCGATGCCATCCAATTTGGGCATCTTAATATCACAGAGGACCACATCAAAACTCTTTTCCCTGAATTTCTTCAATCCCTCCTCCCCATCAGAGGCTTCCTCTATCTTATATCCCTCAAAGGATAGGATCTCGCTCAATGTCTTACGGATCGCTTTTTCATCATCAATGATCAATACGTCTGCCATGCTGGGTATTTAAGGCGGTAAAATTAAGGCAAAAGAGGTAAGCCCGGGAAAAGGAAGGATATGCGTGGGCTATAAAAAAATAGAGGCTGGATAGAAATCCGGCCTCGTTGTAAAATCCAATATCCTATGAAAAACCATTACAAAGATGTAAGGAAAACCTGAAAGCCAATAATATTGACGTGGATTTATTTATTCACATGTGTCTTGAAAACACGGGAATAAATGGTGTTGCAACGATGATCCGGATCGTGGTCTTATTTTTTCAAATACATGACCTCTTTGACCAGTTTTACGGTGCGGGGTACATCCGGCAAAGCGGCGGCTACCAGGTTGGGGGCATAGTGCAGGGGTGCGTCGGCAGCCGTTATACGGCGAATGGGCGCATCTAAGTAATCAAAGCCTTCTTTTTGTATCTGGTAGCTGATTTCGGAGGAAACTGACCCAAAAGGCCATTGTTCCTCGACGATTACGAGTCGGTTGGTCTTTTTGACACTTTCAAGGATGGTCATCCAGTCCAGTGGACGGATGGTGCGGAGGTCAATTACTTCGGCATTGATCCCTTCTTTTTCCAGTTCGGAAGCGGCACCCAGTGCCACTTTCATCATTTTATTGAAGGAAACGATGGTGACATCGGAACCTGCTTTTTTGATGTCAGCTTTGCCCAGTTCGATATAATATTCATCATCGGGAATCTCCATTTTATCTCCATACATCTGTTCACTTTCCATGAACATGACGGGATCTTCCTCGTACCGGATAGCCTGTTTCAACAAACCTTTGGCATCATACGGGTTGCTGGGGGAAACCACTTTGATACCTGGAATATTGGCATAAAGCGATTCAAAAGCGGTGGAGTGCTGGGCGCCAAGCTGTCCGGCAGAGCCATTACCTCCGCGAAAAACGATTGGGCAATTTACCTGACCTCCACTCATTGCCAGCATCTTACTGGCGGTATTTAAAATTTGATCCAAGGCCAGAACAGCAAAGTTCCAGGTCATGAATTCAACGATTGGACGCAGGCCATTTTGGGCAGCACCTACTCCAACAGCCGTAAATCCAAGCTCGGCGATGGGGGTATCGATCACCCTTTTTGGTCCGAATTCGGCTAACATTCCCTGGCTCACCTTATAGGCCCCATTGTATTCCGCTACTTCCTCTCCCATCAGGAACACCCGTTCATCTCTCCTCATTTCTTCGGTCATGGCTTCCCGGAGGGCTTCACGAAAGGCAACTGTTCTTCCCATGCTAATGCAGATTTTTTAGGGGGCAAAAATAGGGAATATTGGTTATAATTTTTGCTTTGTTAAAGGGCTTGAGACGTGAGTAGTGAGACGTGAGTTTGGGTAAATTCAATAATCAATAATCCCCTCAGGCTAGTTCAATGACCATGGCCGAGGCTCCCCCACCCCCATTACAGATTCCAGCGGCACCATACCGGGCCTTGTTGGCCTTTAGCACATGGATAAGGGTAACAATGATGCGGGCACCGGAACAGCCCAGGGGATGTCCCAGGGAAACAGCCCCACCATGAACATTGACACGGGCGGGGTCAAGCTTCATCCGTTTGGTATTCTCAATACCCACGACGGCGAACGCTTCATTGAGTTCCCAGTATTCGATATCCTCCATTTTCAGACCTGCCTTGGCCACCGCTTTGGGTACGGCCAGGGATGGTGTTGTGGTAAACCATTCAGGGGCCTGTTCAGCATCGGCATAGGATCGGATAATGGCAATGGGTTTAAGTCCCAGGGCCTCGGCTTTTTCCTTGCTGGCCAGTACCAGGGCTGCCGCGCCGTCATTCATCGTAGAGGCGTTGGCGGCCGTCACTGTGCCATCTTTTATAAAAGCAGGATTCAGGGTCGGGATCTTGTCAAATTTCACATTAAAGGGTTCCTCATCCTTTCCAACAATGATGGGGTCTCCCTTACGTTGCGGGATGGGAACAGGAACAATCTCTGCCGCAAAAAGCCCCTTTTCCCAGGCGGCTTGCGATCTTTTATAACTCTCTATGGCAAAAGCATCCTGTTCTTCGCGGGAGATGCCGCAGGTTGAGGCACAAAGTTCAGCCGCATTTCCCATGGCTTTTCCGTCATATACATCCGTCAAACCATCTTTGGCCAGGCCATCTATCAGGGTGGTATTTCCATATTTATTTCCCCAGCGCAGATTCTCGGAGTAAAAGGGAACATTGCTCATACTCTCCATTCCACCGGCCACAACGATATCCGCATCTCCCAATAAAATACTCTGGGCTGCCTGGGCAATAGCTTTCATTCCACTCGCGCAAACCTTATTGACCGTTGTGCAATTCACTTCATTGGGGAGACCGGCGAACTTGGCTGCCTGGCGGGCAGGAGCCTGGCCGAGATTGGCCTGTATCACACAACCCATCAAAACATCCTGTACCTGATCGGGCGAAACACCCGCTTTTTCCAGGGCCCCTTTGATGGCAATGGCACCCAATTGGGTTGCTGATAATGACTTAAGCGCACCACCAAAACTTCCCATGGGGGTACGTACGGCGGAAAGGATATATACCTCTTTCATTATTCGTTGGATTGAAAAGCAAAGATAAGGGGGAAGCGTGAGAGGTGTGACGTGAGTGGTGAATGGTGAATGATGAATAGTGAACTAAAAAAACACTTAATACTCATTATTATACTGGATATTGAAAGTT from Chitinophagales bacterium carries:
- a CDS encoding acetyl-CoA C-acyltransferase, yielding MKEVYILSAVRTPMGSFGGALKSLSATQLGAIAIKGALEKAGVSPDQVQDVLMGCVIQANLGQAPARQAAKFAGLPNEVNCTTVNKVCASGMKAIAQAAQSILLGDADIVVAGGMESMSNVPFYSENLRWGNKYGNTTLIDGLAKDGLTDVYDGKAMGNAAELCASTCGISREEQDAFAIESYKRSQAAWEKGLFAAEIVPVPIPQRKGDPIIVGKDEEPFNVKFDKIPTLNPAFIKDGTVTAANASTMNDGAAALVLASKEKAEALGLKPIAIIRSYADAEQAPEWFTTTPSLAVPKAVAKAGLKMEDIEYWELNEAFAVVGIENTKRMKLDPARVNVHGGAVSLGHPLGCSGARIIVTLIHVLKANKARYGAAGICNGGGGASAMVIELA